A section of the Roseomonas marmotae genome encodes:
- a CDS encoding magnesium and cobalt transport protein CorA yields MSVVAASIYRDGHAVPDPSQPPEAPWLLRHGEFVWIGLFEPEEDELVTLAQRFGLHPLAVEDARVAHQIPKLEVYGEQLFIVARTARLEGDEICYGETAIFVGPNFIITVRHGSARAHTELRKQLEASPERLKHGVDFVLHGVLDFIVDGYAPIIDAIEEEVLALESRSLDCPLDKDEIHRIFRHRRHLTRFGRMLGPMQEMSAKLEHLDLPCVDPEMRPYFRDINDHVRRVEARVGGLREVLRSVFDVGMLIEQQQQSIVTRKLAAWAAMLAVPTAIAGIYGMNFEHMPELNWAYGYPTVLVVIAVVCAVLYLRFRKAGWL; encoded by the coding sequence ATGAGTGTCGTAGCCGCATCGATCTACCGGGATGGCCATGCCGTCCCGGACCCGTCCCAGCCGCCGGAGGCGCCATGGCTGTTGCGGCATGGCGAGTTCGTCTGGATCGGGTTGTTCGAGCCGGAGGAGGATGAACTCGTCACTCTGGCTCAACGCTTCGGCCTGCATCCGCTGGCGGTGGAGGATGCGCGCGTGGCGCATCAGATCCCGAAGCTGGAGGTCTACGGGGAGCAGCTCTTCATCGTCGCCCGTACCGCACGGCTGGAGGGTGACGAAATCTGCTATGGCGAGACCGCCATCTTCGTTGGCCCGAACTTCATCATCACCGTCCGCCACGGTTCGGCCCGCGCGCATACCGAATTGCGGAAGCAGCTCGAGGCCTCGCCGGAACGGCTGAAGCACGGCGTGGATTTCGTGCTGCACGGCGTGCTGGACTTCATCGTCGATGGCTATGCCCCGATCATCGATGCGATCGAGGAGGAGGTGCTGGCGCTGGAAAGCCGCTCCCTCGACTGCCCGCTGGACAAGGACGAGATCCACCGCATCTTCCGTCACCGCCGCCACCTGACACGCTTTGGCCGCATGCTCGGGCCGATGCAGGAGATGAGCGCCAAGCTCGAGCACCTGGATCTGCCCTGCGTGGACCCGGAGATGCGGCCCTATTTCCGCGACATCAATGATCATGTGCGGCGCGTGGAGGCGCGGGTCGGAGGGCTGCGGGAGGTGCTGCGCTCGGTCTTCGATGTTGGGATGCTGATCGAGCAGCAGCAGCAGAGCATCGTCACGCGCAAGCTGGCGGCCTGGGCGGCCATGCTGGCGGTACCGACGGCCATCGCCGGCATCTACGGCATGAATTTCGAGCATATGCCCGAACTGAACTGGGCCTATGGGTACCCGACCGTGCTCGTGGTCATCGCGGTGGTCTGCGCTGTGCTCTACCTGCGTTTCCGCAAGGCCGGCTGGCTCTAA